The stretch of DNA AGTGTCATCCGCAACGCGCACGGACAGCGCGCACACACCCCTTCGCAGGGGCGACGATGGAGGTCATGATGCTGGGACTGCTCGGGGCGCTCAACAGTGGTGTCACACTCGGATTGGCCAACACGATCCTGACGTTCGGCGGGGTAGTGTTGAACCTCAATATCGTCGTCAACTGACGATCGGAATCAGTCCGACCCGGCCCGCGCTACCGGCTCACAGGAACCTCCCAGGAAACCTACAGCGACGATCCAGCGTCAAGAGTGATGATGGGTTGCGTGAATGAGAAGCCTGTCGAAGCCCGCGTCCTCGTCGTCGACGACGAACCGAACATCCTCGAGTTGCTCTCCGTGAGTCTCCGATTCCAGGGATTCGAGGTGGCGACGGCGTCGACCGGGGCCGAGGGACTCGACACGGCGCGCACCTTCCGCCCGGACGCCGTCATTCTCGACGTCATGATGCCGGGAATGGACGGGTTCGGTCTGCTCAAGAGGTTGCGCGCCGACGGTGTGGACGCGCCGGTGCTGTTCCTCACCGCGAAGGACGCGGTAGAGGACAAGATCAGCGGCCTCACCCTCGGTGCGGACGACTACGTCACCAAACCGTTCAGCCTCGAAGAAGTGGTGACACGGCTTCGCGTCATCCTGCGGCGCGCCGGCAAGGTGTCGGTGGAGGAGCAGTCGGCCCGCATCAAGTTCGCGGACATCGAACTCGACGACGACACGCGGGAGGTCTGGAAGGCGGGCGATCTGGTGTCGCTGTCTCCGACGGAGTTCACGCTGCTGCGGTACTTCATGGTCAACGCCGGCACGGTACTGAGCAAGCCGAGGATCCTCGACCACGTCTGGAACTACGACTTCGGTGGCGAGGTCGGGGTGGTCGAGTCGTACGTGTCCTACCTCCGCCGGAAGGTCGACACCGGCGAGACGCCGCTGATCCACACCCTCCGCGGCGTCGGCTATGTGATGCGAGAACCGCGGCGATGACCGCGCCCGCGGCTCCCCGGGAGTCGGCCGAGGTGGTCGCCGCCGTCCCGAACAGGCCTGCGCGACGGTGGATCCGGGCGATGCCGCTGCGGATCACCCTCGTCGGCGCCGTGCTACTTCTGTCGGCGCTCGGCCTGCTCGCATCCGGTGTCGCGGTGACGTCGGCGCTCGAGAATTCGCTGACCAACCGCGTCGATCACCAGTTGCACGACGCGGCCCAGGGGTGGGCCAAGCCCGGCAAGTCGCGGCCGCTGCCGCCGCCGGACGAACCGAATCCCGGTCGCCCGCCGAGCCCGTTCTACGTCCGCACGACACTGGCGAACGGAACGGTTCTGCGCGAGATCAACGACGAATCCGTCTCGCCCGCACTGCCGGCGGACCCGGCATCGGTGCCCGTGACGGTCGGTTCCACCGACAACTCCGACGTGCGGTGGCGGGTGCTGACCACGACCGCGCCGGACGGAACCGAGACCACCGTCGCGATGACGCTCACCGAGAACGACGAAACGGTGAACCGCCTGGTCGTGCTGCAACTCATCATCGGGGTGGTCGTGCTGATCGCCCTGGGCGTGGTCGCGTACTTCGTGGTCCGGCGCAGTCTGCGTCCCCTCGTCGAAGTGGA from Rhodococcus opacus B4 encodes:
- a CDS encoding response regulator transcription factor, whose product is MGCVNEKPVEARVLVVDDEPNILELLSVSLRFQGFEVATASTGAEGLDTARTFRPDAVILDVMMPGMDGFGLLKRLRADGVDAPVLFLTAKDAVEDKISGLTLGADDYVTKPFSLEEVVTRLRVILRRAGKVSVEEQSARIKFADIELDDDTREVWKAGDLVSLSPTEFTLLRYFMVNAGTVLSKPRILDHVWNYDFGGEVGVVESYVSYLRRKVDTGETPLIHTLRGVGYVMREPRR